The Suncus etruscus isolate mSunEtr1 chromosome 14, mSunEtr1.pri.cur, whole genome shotgun sequence genome contains a region encoding:
- the NTN5 gene encoding netrin-5 — MPQTLVFLLLLARTVGNPCYHPGGRPRFCLPPVTQLATLVASCPQVCTLSSEGSLAPQNPCNSTLTLQLGASFLLSSVSLRFCTPAPPSLELSAAWAPGGPRRSLWRRPSRPRVLGGPEHVTFRVTPGSSARVVASDLRLELGVPVGLAAAGVRGRCQCHGHAARCAPRARPPRCRCQHHTAGPGCESCRPSHRDWPWRPATPQHPHPCLPCSCNQHARRCRFNSELFRLSGGRSGGVCERCRHHTAGRHCHYCQPGFWRDPGQPLTSRKACRACQCHPIGATGSTCNQTSGQCVCKIGVTGATCNRCAPGFQQSRSPKMPCQRIPEAATTTALPVGTYSSDPECQHCNRPARAVYMSLRRFCQLDYVLRAQVLGSVVTAGPAWQQLAVTVLAVYKQRAHALRPGTQDAWVPRSDLTCGCLSLRPGTDYLLLGSAFGGPDPSRLVLDHHGLALPWRPHWARPLRRLQQEERAGGCHTLKPSTLHPGPGYQNGNWVALTNAEKAPDVINMADTGSRDFPEM; from the exons ATGCCCCAGACCTTGGTCTTCCTGCTGCTCCTGGCCAGAACCGTCGGGAACCCCTGCTACCACCCAGGGGGGCGACCCCGCTTCTGCCTCCCCCCAGTGACCCAGCTGGCTACCCTGGTGGCCTCCTGTCCCCAGGTCTGCACCCTCTCATCGGAAGGCAGCCTGGCACCCCAGAACCCTTGCAACAGCACCCTGACCCTGCAGTTGGGGGCCTCCTTCCTGCTGAGCTCTGTCAGCCTGCGCTTTTgcaccccagcacccccaagcctggagctgTCCGCAGCCTGGGCCCCTGGAGGACCCCGCAGGTCACTTTGGCGCAGACCCTCTAGGCCTCGAGTACTGGGGGGCCCAGAGCACGTCACCTTccgtgtcactcctggctccagcgCCCGGGTAGTGGCCAGCGACCTTCGACTGGAGCTGGGGGTCCCCGTAGGGCTGGCGGCCGCAGGGGTGAGGGGTCGCTGCCAGTGCCACGGCCACGCTGCCCGCTGTGCCCCCCGTGCCCGGCCTCCCCGCTGCCGCTGCCAACATCACACCGCCGGCCCTGGGTGCGAGAGCTGCCGCCCGTCCCATCGCGACTGGCCCTGGAGGCCCGCCACGCCCCAGCACCCCCACCCTTGCCTGC CCTGCTCCTGCAACCAGCATGCCCGCCGCTGCAGGTTTAACTCCGAGCTCTTCCGGCTGTCGGGGGGCCGCAGTGGGGGTGTCTGTGAGCGCTGCCGCCACCATACTGCCGGGCGCCACTGTCACTACTGCCAGCCTGGCTTCTGGAGGGACCCTGGGCAGCCCCTCACCAGCCGCAAGGCCTGCCGGG CCTGTCAGTGCCATCCCATCGGGGCCACGGGAAGCACCTGCAACCAGACTAGTGGGCAATGTGTCTGCAAAATTGGGGTCACCGGTGCCACCTGCAATCGCTGCGCCCCTGGATTTCAGCAGAGCCGCTCCCCCAAGATGCCCTGCCAGC GAATCCCAGAGGCTGCAACCACCACTGCTTTGCCAGTGGGTACTTACAGCTCAG ACCCTGAGTGCCAGCACTGCAACCGTCCAGCCCGGGCCGTGTACATGAGCCTCAGGAGGTTCTGTCAGCTGGATTATG TTCTCCGTGCACAGGTGCTGGGGTCGGTGGTGACGGCGGGTCCAGCGTGGCAACAGCTGGCAGTGACTGTGCTGGCTGTGTACAAGCAGCGGGCCCACGCCTTGCGCCCTGGCACCCAGGACGCCTGGGTGCCCCGGTCAGATCTGACTTGTGGCTGCTTAAGCCTCCGGCCAGGCACTGACTACCTACTGCTGGGCAGTGCATTTGGAGGCCCAGACCCCTCTCGCCTAGTCCTGGACCACCATGGCCTTGCGCTGCCCTGGAGGCCTCACTGGGCCCGGCCACTGCGCAGGTTGCAGCAGGAAGAGCGAGCTGGGGGCTGCCACACCCTGAAGCCCTCCACGTTGCATCCAGGGCCTGGGTACCAGAATGGGAACTGGGTAGCTTTAACAA ATGCTGAAAAAGCCCCTGACGTCATCAACATGGCGGACACTGGTTCAAGGGACTTCCCAGAAATGTGA